In Candidatus Manganitrophus morganii, the genomic window TGGTCACGGATGATTTTGAGCAGGTGGAGTTAACGGAGCCGAAGAAGGCACTGGAGGAGGCCGGTGCGACAACAGCCATTATCTCTCCCCATCCCGGTCAGGTCCAGGGGATGAATCACGATGAGAAGGCCGACCGCTTCAATGTCGATCAGACGCTCGATCAGGCGAACCCCGATGATTATGATGCGGTTCTTTTGCCCGGCGGGGTGATCAACGCCGATGCCTTGAGAATGGAGCGGAAAGCGCAGGAGTTCGTGAGGATGATCGAAGCGGCCAACAAGCCGATCGCTTTTATCTGCCACGCGCCGTGGCTGCTTGTCTCGGCGGGGCTGGTCAACGGCCGAACATTGACCAGCTACTACACTCTCCAGGACGACATCCGCAACGCCGGAGGACGCTGGTGGGATCTGCCGCTGGTACATGACGATAACTGGGTCAGCAGCCGCTTTCCGAAAGATATCCCGATTTTTAATCAAGGAATGATCGAGCTTTTCTCCGACTATCAAGAGATGGAGGAATACGAAGAAGCGGCGTAGGCGTAGAGACGTCCCGCCGGGACGTCTCTACGGATTTCCCATCCGCATTAGGGTTTCACGGCTCTCTTCATGGAGGCGAGGGCCGTTTCGACCTCTCGTTTGAAGAGGGAATAGGGGATCGCCCCTTCCACCTTGCGCCCGTTGATGAAGAAGGTCGGCGTCGCCCGGACCCCCCGTTCGATCGCTTCGTTATAATCGGCCTCCATCCGGGTGATAAGACTCCGATCGCCCAGGGAGGACTCAAACCGCGCCATGTCGAGATTCAGCCGGCGGGCATAACCGAAAACGTCGTCTCGGGCGACGCGGTCCCGGTTTTCAAAGAGAAGATCGTGCATCTCCCAGAAGCGGCCCTGCTCGCCGGCGGCGATGGCGACCATGTGGATCGCCGGGGCGTTTGGATGAGATTCAAAGACCGGAAAGTGGCGGAAGACCCATCGGACCTCGCCGGGGTACTCTTCGAGAATCTGCTTGACGGTTGAAACGCTCCGGGCGCAGAAGGGACATTGAAAATCGGAGAACTCCTCGATCGTCACCGGCGCCGCCGGTGCTCCCCGGACCGGAAATTGGGCCGGGACCGGTTTGGGTGGAGCAGGGGGAGCGCTCTCGGCCTCACGCCGCTCCGCTTGGACGGGGGCTTCCGAACGGAAGGTGTAGATCGCAAAGAGACCCGCGGCCGCTCCCACCAGAAGCACAATCCATAAAAGCGGATTCGCCCTTTTTTCTTTTGGCAATTCCTTCTTTTTCATTTCGAAGAAGGAGTGTACAGACGAACCGCCGGAGAGTCAATCGCCCTCCTTGACACCTCCCTTATCTATTCCTTACGCTAGAGGTAAGCCGCACTCGGCATCCTTCTCAAAATAGGGGAGACGTCCATGACCCTTGTCGAACAGCTCGCTTCATTCGTCGTCAATGCATCTTATGAAAACCTCTCCGAGGCCGCCCGTCAGGCGCTGAAGATCCGCATCCTCGATTCGATCGGTTGCGCCATCGGTGCGCTCGATGGAGAGCCGATCCGATTTATCCGAGCGCATCTGGAAGACTTCGGCGGCGCCGAGCGCTGCACCCTCGTCGGCGGCGGGCGGAACGCCCCCGATCGGGCCGCTTTCTACAACAGCGCCCTGGTCCGCTACCTCGACTTCAACGACAGTTATCTGGCAAAGGGGGAAACCTGTCATCCGAGCGACAACCTCGGGTCGGTCCTGGCCGCCGCCGAGTATTCGGATCGATCGGGCAAAGATCTCCTCGCGGCCCTGGCGGTCGCCTACCAGGTTCAGTGTCGCTTAAGCGACGTCGCTCCCGTCCGGGACAAGGGGTTCGATCATACCACCCAGGGGTCCTACGCCGCCGCGGCGGGAGTAGCCCGGGCGCTCGGTCTCGACCCAACCCGGACCGCGCATGCCGTCGCCATCAGCGGAACCGCCTTCAACGCGCTTCGGGTGACCCGGACGGGGCTCCTCTCCCATTGGAAGGGGCTGGCCTATCCGAACACCGCCTTCGGCGCAACCCACGCGGCCTTCTTGGCGATGCGCGGGATCACCGGTCCTTTGGAGGTCTTCGAGGGGAACAAGGGGTTCATGGAGAGCATCGCGGGGCGGTTTGAGATCGATTGGCAGAGAGAAGATCTCGAACGGGTGACGCGCACCATCATCAAGAAGTACAACGCCGAGATTCATTCCCAATCGGCGATTGAAGGAATTTTGGAGCTCAAGCAGGAGGACCCTTTCTCTCCGGCCGACGTGGAACGGATCGAGATCGAGATCTTCGACGTCGCGCACAAAATTATCGGCGGAGGAGAAGAAGGGGACAAGACGATCGTTTTAAACAAAGAGCAGGCCGATCACAGCCTGCAATATATGGTCGCCGCCGCCCTCCTGGATGACCAGGTGATGCCGGAACAATATCTCCCTGACCGGATCGAGCGGCGGGACGTTCAGACGCTCCTTCATAAGATCACCGTCCGCCCCCGGAAAGATTTCAGCGACCGGTTTCCCGACGAGATGCCGTGCCGGCTGATCGTCTCTCTACGAGACGGGCGGATGCTCATCAAAGAGAAACGGGATTATGAAGGGTTCTACACCCGCCCGATGCAGTGGGAGACCGTCTCCCGGAAATTCGAGCAGCTCAGCAAACGATACGCGGACGCCTCCCTGCGCCGCGATATTCGGGAGGGGGTCTCACGGATCGAAGCGCTCCGGACGCGGGACCTCATGCAGCTTTTGTCCCGGGTTCAGTTCTCGACCGATTTAAAAGCGGCTTCATAGCCGACCTTCTCTCAGCTTGCCTCATTCGCCTTTTCTCAAAAGGTGTGTCCCTCGTCACTTTTTTTCGCACCTCTTCATTACAAAAATCATCGATAAAACCCTGCTAAGTGTTTTCACACCCCTGTACTAAGACAATTCCCAATAGTCACAAAAATAATCTCTGTTATCTTTGGCCGTGGGCTTACTGTAGAGCTTGTTCTCGGTAAGGAGACTTTTCCGCGATCATCGCCCGGAGGGGGGGCGCTCCCCCTCCTTATCATCAACGCCTATGTAATGGAGGTGGAATGAGAGAGAGAAAGTCTGTTTTCGCAACCACGGCCCTCGCCGCGCTCACCCTTTTTGTGTTGCTCTGGTCCGCCGGCGCGGCCGATGCGATGACCGTCTGGACGGAGCATGCCACCGTCAAAATTCGAAGAACAACTTCTCCGAAAACAAACCAGACCGCCGCCGTCCTGAAAGCGGCCAGAAACGAATTCGAAGCCTTCCAGCTGGTGGTGACGGCGAACAGCGGCGCCCTTTCGGGTGTCGATGTAAATGTGAGCGATTTGCGCGACGCTCACGGCAATACGATCCCCGCCGATCAGATCATGATTTATAATCAGGCTTACATCAACGTGGCCACCGTTTCGACCATCCAGGGGGGGACGGGAGAGTGGCCCGACGCGTTGATTCCGAAGAAGGATGCCTACTTCGGCGAAGTCCGAAACGCCTTCCCCTTCTCTGTCGCATCCGGCAGAAGCCAACCGGTCTGGATCGAGGTCTACGTTCCGTCCACGGCGACGGCGGGGGTCTATTCCGGCTCGGCGACCGTGACGGCCTCCGGACGGAGCCCGGTGATCGTCCCGATTCAGCTGACCGTCTGGAATTTTACCCTTCCTTCCACTTCAACCCTCAAGTCGGCGCACTCCATCGATTACCACCTTGTGCCGGTCGGGCACGGTTTGGGTTCTTATACTTCCCCCCCCAGTTCGAGCCATCTTAGACTGGTAAAGCTCTACGCGAAAGCCAATCTGCTTCATCGGCTGACGACAAATTATCTGCCGGCGCCGCAAGCCATGGGGGGGCTCTCCAACAGCCAGATCGACTGGGGACCGTTCGATACGACCTTCGGCCCCCTCTTTGATGGGACGGAGACGCTTCCGGGGGGAAAGCTCCCGGGGGCAAAGATGACGAGCTATAGTATGTCTTTCTCGGGACAAGATACGAACACCACTTTTCTCCGAGGCATCGCGACGCATGCGAAGGCGAAGGGATGGTTCGATCGTCTCTTCCAGTACACCCTCGATGAGCCGAGCACGAGCGCCCATTGGCAGACGATTCGAACCCGGGCCAACGCCCTCCATCAGGCCGACCCCGAACTTATGGCGGGGGTCACGACCAGCATTCAAAACGCCACCTCGAACAACGTGGCGGGTCTCATCGACCTGTTCATCCCGACCATCCGGTTCATGGACAACAAGCCGTACGGACGGGAACCGGGGGGCGAGGTCCCCGGCGGCGCGGGAACCATCGGGAATCAGCGGAGCAAATATCCCCAAGAGACCTGGTGGTATCAGGCCTGCGGCAGTCACGGCTGCGGGATGGTGGGGGGGGGAGTGTTCGACTCGGAGGGGTACCATCTCGATTGGCCCAGCTATA contains:
- a CDS encoding type 1 glutamine amidotransferase gives rise to the protein MAENIRLEGLRVAILVTDDFEQVELTEPKKALEEAGATTAIISPHPGQVQGMNHDEKADRFNVDQTLDQANPDDYDAVLLPGGVINADALRMERKAQEFVRMIEAANKPIAFICHAPWLLVSAGLVNGRTLTSYYTLQDDIRNAGGRWWDLPLVHDDNWVSSRFPKDIPIFNQGMIELFSDYQEMEEYEEAA
- a CDS encoding DsbA family protein, with amino-acid sequence MPKEKRANPLLWIVLLVGAAAGLFAIYTFRSEAPVQAERREAESAPPAPPKPVPAQFPVRGAPAAPVTIEEFSDFQCPFCARSVSTVKQILEEYPGEVRWVFRHFPVFESHPNAPAIHMVAIAAGEQGRFWEMHDLLFENRDRVARDDVFGYARRLNLDMARFESSLGDRSLITRMEADYNEAIERGVRATPTFFINGRKVEGAIPYSLFKREVETALASMKRAVKP
- a CDS encoding MmgE/PrpD family protein, translating into MTLVEQLASFVVNASYENLSEAARQALKIRILDSIGCAIGALDGEPIRFIRAHLEDFGGAERCTLVGGGRNAPDRAAFYNSALVRYLDFNDSYLAKGETCHPSDNLGSVLAAAEYSDRSGKDLLAALAVAYQVQCRLSDVAPVRDKGFDHTTQGSYAAAAGVARALGLDPTRTAHAVAISGTAFNALRVTRTGLLSHWKGLAYPNTAFGATHAAFLAMRGITGPLEVFEGNKGFMESIAGRFEIDWQREDLERVTRTIIKKYNAEIHSQSAIEGILELKQEDPFSPADVERIEIEIFDVAHKIIGGGEEGDKTIVLNKEQADHSLQYMVAAALLDDQVMPEQYLPDRIERRDVQTLLHKITVRPRKDFSDRFPDEMPCRLIVSLRDGRMLIKEKRDYEGFYTRPMQWETVSRKFEQLSKRYADASLRRDIREGVSRIEALRTRDLMQLLSRVQFSTDLKAAS
- a CDS encoding DUF6067 family protein; its protein translation is MRERKSVFATTALAALTLFVLLWSAGAADAMTVWTEHATVKIRRTTSPKTNQTAAVLKAARNEFEAFQLVVTANSGALSGVDVNVSDLRDAHGNTIPADQIMIYNQAYINVATVSTIQGGTGEWPDALIPKKDAYFGEVRNAFPFSVASGRSQPVWIEVYVPSTATAGVYSGSATVTASGRSPVIVPIQLTVWNFTLPSTSTLKSAHSIDYHLVPVGHGLGSYTSPPSSSHLRLVKLYAKANLLHRLTTNYLPAPQAMGGLSNSQIDWGPFDTTFGPLFDGTETLPGGKLPGAKMTSYSMSFSGQDTNTTFLRGIATHAKAKGWFDRLFQYTLDEPSTSAHWQTIRTRANALHQADPELMAGVTTSIQNATSNNVAGLIDLFIPTIRFMDNKPYGREPGGEVPGGAGTIGNQRSKYPQETWWYQACGSHGCGMVGGGVFDSEGYHLDWPSYMIDLPALFSRIMEWMSFKYNLQGELYYDMVYAFGQRDPWVGQYDFGGNGDGTLYYPGRPNKIGGTSHIPIESIRLKLLREGMEDYEYMHLLKTLGEEAYADEQVAQVVTNVYTWSKNPLLLYDAREKMGTRISVLQGGANPAPTPEPPPPADPGSDPDPDAGAGAGSGTDPDPDSESDPPISKDPDPISKDPGPITPSTGESGSSSGVQFGGCSLLRTTGEASRPMEAVAYLLLFFSPFCGVVWRKIRVLARLR